A single window of Callithrix jacchus isolate 240 chromosome 6, calJac240_pri, whole genome shotgun sequence DNA harbors:
- the SEPTIN2 gene encoding septin-2 isoform X6 — protein sequence MVVGESGLGKSTLINSLFLTDLYPERVIPGAAEKIERTVQIEASTVEIEERGVKLRLTVVDTPGYGDAINCRDCFKTIISYIDEQFERYLHDESGLNRRHIVDNRVHCCFYFISPFGHGLKPLDVAFMKAIHNKVNIVPVIAKADTLTLKERERLKKRILDEIEEHNIKIYHLPDAESDEDEDFKEQTRLLKASIPFSVVGSNQLIEAKGKKVRGRLYPWGVVEVENPEHNDFLKLRTMLITHMQDLQEVTQDLHYENFRSERLKRGGRKVENEDMNKDQILLEKEAELRRMQEMIARMQAQMQMQMQGGDSDGGALGHHV from the exons gTGAATCAGGTCTAGGAAAATCGACTCTCATAAACAGCCTATTCCTAACTGATCTCTACCCAGAAAGAGTTATACCTGGCGCTGCAG agAAAATTGAAAGAACCGTCCAAATTGAGGCTTCAACTGTTGAAATCGAAGAGCGAGGGGTCAAGCTACGCCTGACAGTGGTCGATACCCCCGGCTACGGTGACGCCATCAACTGCAGGGATTG TTTTAAGACGATCATCTCCTATATTGACGAGCAGTTTGAGCGGTACCTGCATGACGAGAGCGGCTTGAACAGGCGACACATTGTGGATAACCGAGTGCACTGCTGCTTTTACTTCATTTCCCCTTTTGGACACGG acttAAGCCATTAGATGTGGCGTTTATGAAGGCAATACACAACAAGGTGAATATTGTGCCTGTCATTGCAAAAGCTGACACCCTCACCCTGAAGGAACGGGAGCGGCTGAAGAAAAGG ATTCTGGATGAAATTGAAGAACATAACATCAAAATCTATCACTTACCTGATGCAGAATCAGACGAAGATGAAGATTTTAAAGAGCAGACGAGACTTCTCAAG GCTAGCATCCCATTCTCTGTGGTTGGATCCAATCAGTTGATTGAAGCCAAAGGAAAGAAGGTCAGAGGCCGCCTCTACCCCTGGGGTGTTGTGGAGGTGGAGAACCCAGAGCACAACGACTTTCTGAAGCTGAGAACCATGCTCAT CACCCACATGCAGGATCTCCAGGAGGTGACCCAGGACCTTCATTATGAAAACTTCCGTTCTGAGAGACTCAAGAGAGGTGGCAG GAAAGTGGAGAACGAGGACATGAATAAAGACCAGATCTTGCTGGAAAAGGAAGCTGAG CTCCGCCGCATGCAAGAGATGATCGCCAGGATGCAGGCGCAGATGCAGATGCAGATGCAGGGCGGGGACAGTGATGGCGGGGCTCTTGGGCACCATGTTTAA
- the SEPTIN2 gene encoding septin-2 isoform X7, protein MVVEKIERTVQIEASTVEIEERGVKLRLTVVDTPGYGDAINCRDCFKTIISYIDEQFERYLHDESGLNRRHIVDNRVHCCFYFISPFGHGLKPLDVAFMKAIHNKVNIVPVIAKADTLTLKERERLKKRILDEIEEHNIKIYHLPDAESDEDEDFKEQTRLLKASIPFSVVGSNQLIEAKGKKVRGRLYPWGVVEVENPEHNDFLKLRTMLITHMQDLQEVTQDLHYENFRSERLKRGGRKVENEDMNKDQILLEKEAELRRMQEMIARMQAQMQMQMQGGDSDGGALGHHV, encoded by the exons agAAAATTGAAAGAACCGTCCAAATTGAGGCTTCAACTGTTGAAATCGAAGAGCGAGGGGTCAAGCTACGCCTGACAGTGGTCGATACCCCCGGCTACGGTGACGCCATCAACTGCAGGGATTG TTTTAAGACGATCATCTCCTATATTGACGAGCAGTTTGAGCGGTACCTGCATGACGAGAGCGGCTTGAACAGGCGACACATTGTGGATAACCGAGTGCACTGCTGCTTTTACTTCATTTCCCCTTTTGGACACGG acttAAGCCATTAGATGTGGCGTTTATGAAGGCAATACACAACAAGGTGAATATTGTGCCTGTCATTGCAAAAGCTGACACCCTCACCCTGAAGGAACGGGAGCGGCTGAAGAAAAGG ATTCTGGATGAAATTGAAGAACATAACATCAAAATCTATCACTTACCTGATGCAGAATCAGACGAAGATGAAGATTTTAAAGAGCAGACGAGACTTCTCAAG GCTAGCATCCCATTCTCTGTGGTTGGATCCAATCAGTTGATTGAAGCCAAAGGAAAGAAGGTCAGAGGCCGCCTCTACCCCTGGGGTGTTGTGGAGGTGGAGAACCCAGAGCACAACGACTTTCTGAAGCTGAGAACCATGCTCAT CACCCACATGCAGGATCTCCAGGAGGTGACCCAGGACCTTCATTATGAAAACTTCCGTTCTGAGAGACTCAAGAGAGGTGGCAG GAAAGTGGAGAACGAGGACATGAATAAAGACCAGATCTTGCTGGAAAAGGAAGCTGAG CTCCGCCGCATGCAAGAGATGATCGCCAGGATGCAGGCGCAGATGCAGATGCAGATGCAGGGCGGGGACAGTGATGGCGGGGCTCTTGGGCACCATGTTTAA